One genomic region from Leptospiraceae bacterium encodes:
- a CDS encoding histidine triad nucleotide-binding protein has protein sequence MEETIFSKIIRKEIPAKIVYEDEDILAFEDINPVAPTHVLFIPKKVISSLDALTEENVGLIGKLLLTISRFASEKGLEKEGYRVVTNTGKNAGQTVFHIHFHLLAGRQMNWPPG, from the coding sequence ATGGAAGAAACAATATTTTCAAAAATTATTAGAAAAGAGATTCCGGCAAAGATTGTTTATGAAGATGAAGATATTCTGGCTTTTGAGGATATTAACCCGGTAGCTCCTACCCATGTCCTCTTTATCCCTAAAAAAGTTATTTCTTCATTGGATGCACTTACAGAAGAGAATGTCGGTCTGATAGGGAAGCTTCTTCTTACCATTTCCCGTTTTGCCAGTGAAAAAGGTCTGGAAAAAGAAGGATATCGAGTCGTTACCAATACGGGTAAAAACGCAGGTCAGACGGTTTTTCATATTCACTTTCATCTATTGGCCGGAAGGCAGATGAATTGGCCTCCGGGATAA
- a CDS encoding serine hydrolase has product MNPFFILFFLLTLFSCSPETELKPYGKLKELKPLKKITRTYWPTEKWRTANPEEKGFKLEPFNKAIEYAFSRQGNEEDRKGIRTDSLIIIKDAYLVFERYERDYTENSLHLLWSVTKSYTQALIGIAVKEGLLSLDEPAYKYYKPLEKKHKDITIRHILNMASGLDADEGYESGPLTSTVVAMLYTRGRNDMGEFCSNLPKRGEPGRYVYYSSCDTNILSAILKSVLKDSYLSFVQEKLFQTIGVKQYSWEADRSGTLIGSSYLYKTPRDVARFAFLYLNQGRWAENQILPENWLTFTRTISPAYKETPYYKGLSEDNMTSQWYTNTGYPERGIPKAWPDADENMIAALGHWGQQIFIFFDRDLIIVRLGDDRDGSFDQNKFLKMILESLQ; this is encoded by the coding sequence ATGAATCCCTTTTTTATACTGTTTTTTCTTCTCACTTTATTTTCTTGTTCTCCGGAAACAGAATTAAAGCCCTATGGAAAGTTAAAGGAGTTAAAGCCTTTAAAAAAAATTACAAGAACCTATTGGCCAACTGAAAAATGGAGAACCGCCAATCCGGAAGAAAAGGGCTTTAAATTAGAACCGTTTAACAAAGCAATAGAATACGCTTTTTCAAGGCAGGGGAATGAGGAAGATAGGAAGGGGATTCGAACCGATAGCCTGATAATCATTAAAGATGCTTACCTGGTATTTGAACGCTATGAGAGGGATTATACAGAAAATTCATTGCATTTACTCTGGTCGGTTACAAAAAGTTATACTCAGGCTCTCATTGGAATTGCAGTGAAAGAAGGCCTGCTTTCTCTTGATGAACCTGCCTATAAATACTATAAACCTCTGGAAAAAAAGCATAAAGATATTACTATTCGTCATATACTAAACATGGCTTCCGGTTTAGATGCAGATGAAGGCTATGAAAGCGGTCCCCTGACATCTACAGTGGTAGCCATGCTGTATACCCGTGGAAGAAATGACATGGGAGAATTTTGTTCCAATTTACCCAAAAGGGGAGAACCCGGTCGTTATGTATATTACTCCAGTTGTGATACCAACATTCTTTCTGCTATTTTAAAATCCGTATTAAAAGATAGTTATCTTTCTTTTGTCCAGGAAAAGCTTTTTCAAACAATCGGAGTAAAACAATATTCCTGGGAAGCCGATCGTTCCGGAACACTCATAGGTTCCTCTTACCTTTATAAAACCCCGAGAGATGTTGCCCGTTTCGCTTTTTTGTATTTAAATCAAGGAAGATGGGCCGAGAATCAAATCTTACCCGAAAATTGGCTTACCTTTACAAGGACTATTTCGCCGGCTTATAAAGAAACTCCATATTACAAAGGTCTTTCTGAAGATAATATGACTTCTCAGTGGTATACAAACACGGGCTATCCGGAACGAGGAATTCCTAAGGCCTGGCCCGACGCAGATGAAAATATGATTGCCGCTCTGGGTCACTGGGGACAGCAAATCTTTATTTTTTTTGATAGGGATTTAATTATAGTCAGACTTGGAGATGATAGGGATGGTTCCTTTGATCAGAATAAATTTCTTAAAATGATTTTGGAGAGTCTTCAATGA
- a CDS encoding glycerophosphodiester phosphodiesterase — protein MLHTKKNDSDRILFGKYSYKLILPFVCFLFSSNCVTHQPRDTQKLHKNSFLIIAHRGARHFAPENTMSAFHYAASKNWAFELDTMFCKSGELVVIHDETLERTTNGKGNVKDFTLDELKKLDAGSFFKESFKSETIPTLEEVLDTFGGKVIIDIEVKAGKDTAPEIARKTGEEVAKLITKKNLEEKVFVSSFNPLVLEKIKEINPTIFRAQLYSNFDDVDMAYYKKVALRNLLLNGKASPDILAPDYLLVDESYLKKYHELGYKVYPYTVNEPEKMAELLKSEVDGIITDRPDLLEELVKKK, from the coding sequence ATGTTACATACTAAAAAGAATGATTCCGATAGAATTTTATTTGGAAAATATTCATATAAACTTATACTTCCATTTGTTTGTTTTCTCTTCAGTTCAAATTGTGTTACACATCAACCCAGGGACACTCAAAAGCTACATAAAAACTCATTCCTAATCATCGCTCACAGGGGAGCCAGACATTTTGCACCCGAAAATACAATGTCCGCTTTTCACTACGCAGCTTCTAAAAATTGGGCTTTTGAACTGGATACAATGTTTTGTAAAAGCGGTGAATTGGTGGTGATTCATGATGAAACTTTAGAACGCACTACCAATGGCAAAGGTAATGTAAAGGATTTTACTCTTGATGAATTGAAGAAATTAGATGCCGGTTCTTTTTTTAAGGAAAGCTTTAAATCGGAAACGATACCCACACTGGAAGAGGTTCTCGATACATTTGGAGGGAAAGTTATTATTGATATAGAAGTAAAAGCAGGAAAAGACACAGCTCCTGAAATCGCCAGAAAAACCGGTGAGGAAGTAGCCAAATTGATTACAAAAAAGAACTTAGAAGAAAAAGTTTTTGTTTCCAGTTTTAACCCTCTTGTTTTAGAAAAGATAAAAGAAATAAACCCGACGATTTTTCGTGCCCAACTTTATAGTAATTTTGATGATGTAGACATGGCCTATTATAAGAAAGTAGCCCTGAGAAACCTGCTGCTAAACGGTAAAGCTTCACCCGATATATTAGCACCTGATTATCTATTAGTAGATGAAAGCTATCTCAAAAAATATCATGAACTGGGATACAAGGTGTATCCTTATACGGTAAATGAACCAGAAAAAATGGCAGAGCTTTTAAAGTCAGAAGTTGATGGAATTATTACAGATAGACCCGATTTGTTAGAAGAACTGGTAAAGAAAAAATAA
- the mnmC gene encoding bifunctional tRNA (5-methylaminomethyl-2-thiouridine)(34)-methyltransferase MnmD/FAD-dependent 5-carboxymethylaminomethyl-2-thiouridine(34) oxidoreductase MnmC, which yields MTETPFFSWQENHTLYSDAFNDIYYSRSGGLEEKEYVFLRGNSLPERWENKARFTIFELGFGAGLNFFATYHLWKKKFHQNGQLHFISLEKYPLPAEVVLHCLSIYPEYSQYMDSFSTRYTNLLPGLNRVISEKGFILDLYIGEAKDFFPEFYGKVDAWFLDGFSPAKNPELWSDEVFQFIRNHSADEATASTYTVAGQVRRGLESAGFQTMKIKGFGFKKEMLVAHRVLPEIPDTYKESYYAPGLSFSQKGERVTIIGAGFAGTSLANAFAKRGMRVQLVEEKESPGSGASGNPLGSFSLLLSAEKNPVYDLIFHGFSYLSRNLKDFQGEGKLSSYKRAGSLYVIGSLQERERYKRGIQAYSLNKEMAEILDPETCLERFGFKPAIGVLFFPESGYCSPKEFCEANLSVLNPENFSACFNTRIDDFSFDGKTWKVYNNKSCVYESEILVFANSFYAQKIEGLFSFPVKKNRGQIFYLEPKDFLHLPEPVLHGEGYAISGQSLQVFGSTFNPKDEREEVDPEHNVLIYQKIRKTEPALPDIDMRDKKARVSFRAVVPDHLPIVGPIPDWEYYKKEYRVLRHGSARQPLNPAKYQKGLYVLTGLGSRGIVYSGILAELVAAYACGESFPLPLSLVRALHPGRFFIRGLKKGILPGA from the coding sequence ATGACAGAAACCCCCTTCTTCTCCTGGCAAGAAAACCATACTCTTTATTCAGATGCCTTTAATGACATTTACTATTCCCGCTCCGGAGGCTTAGAAGAAAAAGAATATGTTTTTCTTCGCGGAAATTCACTACCGGAACGCTGGGAAAATAAGGCAAGATTTACTATTTTTGAGTTGGGTTTTGGTGCCGGTTTAAACTTTTTTGCTACCTATCATCTATGGAAAAAAAAGTTCCATCAAAACGGACAATTGCATTTTATCAGCCTGGAAAAATACCCTCTCCCGGCTGAAGTTGTTTTGCACTGCCTGTCCATCTACCCGGAATATTCTCAGTATATGGATTCTTTTTCTACACGTTATACAAACCTTCTTCCGGGATTAAATCGAGTTATTTCCGAAAAGGGTTTCATTCTGGATTTGTATATTGGAGAGGCAAAAGATTTCTTTCCTGAATTTTATGGAAAAGTCGATGCCTGGTTTCTCGACGGATTTTCTCCTGCTAAAAATCCCGAACTCTGGTCGGATGAAGTTTTTCAATTTATACGAAATCATTCAGCAGATGAAGCCACAGCCTCTACTTATACGGTAGCCGGACAGGTTCGACGCGGCCTGGAAAGTGCAGGTTTTCAAACCATGAAAATCAAAGGCTTCGGGTTTAAGAAAGAAATGCTGGTAGCCCACAGAGTTTTACCGGAAATTCCTGATACGTATAAAGAGTCGTATTATGCGCCCGGATTAAGTTTTTCTCAAAAAGGGGAGCGAGTTACAATTATTGGTGCAGGATTTGCCGGAACTTCTCTTGCAAATGCCTTTGCAAAGAGAGGAATGCGGGTTCAGCTTGTGGAAGAAAAAGAAAGTCCGGGTTCGGGAGCTTCAGGAAACCCTCTCGGTTCCTTTTCTCTGCTGCTTTCTGCTGAAAAGAATCCGGTTTATGACCTTATTTTTCATGGTTTTTCTTACCTTTCTCGAAATCTAAAAGATTTTCAAGGGGAAGGAAAGCTTTCTTCCTATAAAAGAGCAGGAAGTCTCTATGTGATAGGCTCTTTGCAGGAGCGAGAAAGATACAAAAGAGGAATTCAGGCTTATTCCCTGAATAAAGAAATGGCTGAAATTCTTGACCCGGAAACCTGTTTGGAACGTTTTGGTTTCAAGCCTGCTATTGGAGTACTTTTTTTCCCGGAATCGGGGTATTGTAGTCCGAAAGAATTTTGTGAAGCCAATTTATCTGTTCTTAATCCGGAGAATTTCAGTGCCTGCTTTAATACAAGAATCGATGATTTTAGTTTTGATGGAAAAACCTGGAAGGTGTATAATAATAAAAGTTGTGTGTATGAATCTGAAATTCTTGTGTTTGCTAATTCTTTTTATGCACAGAAGATAGAAGGCTTATTTTCCTTTCCTGTTAAAAAAAATCGGGGACAGATTTTTTATCTTGAACCAAAAGATTTTCTACACCTTCCCGAACCGGTTTTACATGGAGAAGGCTATGCTATTTCAGGACAGAGCCTACAGGTTTTTGGTTCGACGTTTAACCCAAAAGATGAGAGGGAAGAAGTGGATCCCGAACACAATGTACTTATCTATCAAAAGATTCGAAAGACAGAGCCTGCACTTCCTGACATAGATATGAGGGACAAAAAGGCAAGGGTTTCTTTTCGAGCTGTTGTTCCCGATCACCTTCCCATAGTCGGCCCGATTCCCGACTGGGAATATTATAAAAAAGAATACCGGGTGCTTCGACATGGATCGGCTCGACAGCCCTTAAATCCGGCGAAGTATCAAAAAGGTCTTTATGTTTTAACAGGACTGGGTTCGAGAGGGATTGTCTATTCAGGAATTTTAGCCGAATTAGTAGCGGCTTACGCCTGCGGAGAATCTTTTCCCCTACCTCTGTCATTGGTTCGGGCTTTACATCCGGGACGTTTTTTTATCCGTGGATTAAAGAAGGGAATTCTACCTGGAGCATAA
- a CDS encoding Cys-rich protein, whose product MKKLLTLSFAFLLSFSLFSGISAQESCDSICNFYKSCVTAQFKGVSEQQLKAFDEGCKKGCLKHNTAASTCYIKNKNKCSNFHSCLTKAYKGNSK is encoded by the coding sequence ATGAAAAAACTTTTAACCCTATCTTTTGCTTTTCTTCTCAGCTTTAGTTTATTCTCCGGTATCAGTGCTCAGGAATCTTGCGACAGCATCTGTAATTTCTATAAATCCTGTGTTACTGCTCAATTTAAAGGTGTATCCGAGCAGCAACTAAAAGCTTTTGATGAAGGTTGCAAAAAAGGTTGTTTAAAGCATAATACGGCTGCCAGCACTTGCTATATAAAAAATAAAAATAAATGTAGTAATTTTCACTCCTGTCTGACCAAAGCCTATAAGGGCAACAGTAAATAA
- a CDS encoding ROK family protein, which produces MEKYIGIDVGGGSLRASLIDKQGNLYTETSSKTNPSWKNEDFLNAISELLKDIFKNHEEIFSIGIGTPGPIDIEKGLIIHSANLKNLQNTPLVEFLQSKFKTRVFFNNDANCAALGEYFFGKGKGSENLITLTLGTGLGCGWVYQGKIFNGFHGSGMEAGHTTLVIEGAECGCGKKGCAESYFSATGLKNRYREKTGLEIESAEAFFGKVEKGDRICQEILSFATKVLAQLIRNLCHTLNQDKVVLVGGLTKSFHLFEKQLKAELFESLFPILGERLSLEIGGSVAGSYGAAALAFA; this is translated from the coding sequence ATGGAAAAATATATAGGTATCGATGTTGGAGGAGGAAGCCTTCGAGCTTCTTTGATCGACAAACAGGGTAATCTATACACTGAAACCAGCAGTAAAACCAATCCTTCCTGGAAAAATGAAGATTTTTTAAACGCAATTTCTGAACTTTTAAAAGATATTTTTAAAAATCACGAAGAAATTTTTAGTATAGGAATCGGAACACCGGGTCCTATCGATATAGAAAAAGGTCTTATCATCCATTCGGCCAATCTGAAAAACCTTCAAAATACTCCCCTTGTAGAATTTCTCCAATCGAAGTTCAAAACCCGGGTTTTTTTTAATAACGATGCAAATTGTGCTGCCCTGGGGGAATATTTTTTCGGAAAAGGAAAAGGTTCTGAAAATCTCATAACCCTGACATTGGGAACGGGTCTGGGTTGTGGCTGGGTATATCAGGGCAAAATTTTTAATGGTTTCCATGGAAGCGGAATGGAAGCCGGTCATACGACTCTTGTCATCGAAGGTGCGGAATGTGGTTGCGGAAAAAAAGGCTGTGCAGAAAGCTATTTCAGTGCCACAGGGCTAAAAAATAGATACAGAGAAAAAACCGGACTTGAAATCGAGTCAGCAGAGGCCTTTTTTGGAAAGGTAGAGAAGGGTGACCGGATCTGTCAGGAAATTCTCAGTTTCGCTACAAAGGTTCTGGCTCAACTGATACGAAATTTATGCCATACTCTAAACCAGGATAAGGTGGTTCTGGTCGGAGGTCTGACAAAGTCATTTCACCTATTTGAAAAACAGCTTAAGGCTGAGCTTTTCGAGAGCCTTTTTCCTATTTTGGGAGAAAGATTAAGCCTTGAAATAGGAGGTTCCGTAGCAGGTAGCTATGGTGCAGCAGCCCTGGCATTTGCCTGA
- a CDS encoding WYL domain-containing protein gives METEDIELGIEPRKINPTEERQLALVCNLLKSPKGLSFRQIRKIMQEYYSNENLDSDRKKLHRDMEELKELGFSIRQYESFFSYGQEDPFLYKIEDANRQREMHFSKEELHNLSLCIFKHYKSDFSKELFTASQKLFSGNLQFFPEMKNTDLESRKQEDEDKILHTIIKALKNKSPLKIVYSKTLPEKKETRTIEPLEIVKRNSLDFYLLAYDREKKDKRKFLIPKIQKVQEIAGSFFFSGKVEETDLNYHPLAFQIHAEERIHLDCDPENLWKLERFLYPHPYKKEGNSIILKTRNRSALYEFLLKEGNVILKTDSEALREGFYAYIHNLINLYNPEIT, from the coding sequence TTGGAAACTGAAGACATAGAGCTGGGGATTGAACCAAGAAAAATCAATCCCACAGAGGAAAGACAGCTGGCCCTGGTTTGCAACCTCCTGAAGTCTCCTAAAGGTTTATCCTTTAGGCAGATTCGAAAAATCATGCAGGAATATTATTCCAATGAAAACCTCGATTCAGATAGAAAGAAGCTTCACAGGGACATGGAAGAGTTAAAAGAACTTGGTTTTTCCATTCGACAATATGAATCCTTTTTTTCTTACGGACAGGAGGATCCTTTTCTTTATAAAATTGAAGATGCAAACAGGCAAAGAGAAATGCACTTCAGTAAAGAAGAATTACACAATCTTTCACTTTGCATTTTTAAACATTACAAATCAGACTTTTCAAAAGAACTGTTTACAGCCTCTCAGAAGTTATTTTCCGGTAATCTTCAATTCTTTCCGGAAATGAAAAATACCGATTTGGAGTCGAGAAAGCAGGAGGATGAAGATAAGATTCTACATACAATCATTAAAGCCCTGAAGAATAAAAGTCCCTTAAAAATTGTATATTCGAAAACCCTTCCGGAAAAAAAAGAAACCAGAACTATTGAACCTCTGGAAATTGTGAAGCGGAATTCTCTTGATTTTTACCTTCTGGCGTATGATAGGGAAAAAAAAGATAAACGAAAATTTCTCATACCCAAAATCCAGAAGGTTCAGGAAATAGCCGGTTCCTTTTTCTTTAGTGGAAAAGTGGAGGAAACCGATTTGAACTATCATCCTCTTGCTTTCCAGATTCATGCAGAAGAAAGGATTCACCTCGATTGTGACCCGGAAAACCTCTGGAAACTCGAAAGATTTCTCTATCCTCATCCCTACAAAAAAGAAGGAAATTCGATTATTCTGAAAACCCGTAATCGCTCGGCTCTTTATGAATTTCTTTTAAAAGAAGGAAATGTAATTTTAAAAACAGATTCTGAAGCTCTGAGAGAAGGATTTTATGCCTATATCCATAACTTAATCAATCTCTATAACCCAGAAATTACCTGA
- a CDS encoding flippase-like domain-containing protein → MRKFIFGLLISLFFIVFIAYKFDVKELFRLLEKAELIYLIPAIFWQFVGIMLFSLRWYFLLEKALPFKHSVSSSFIGGGANMVLPARGGDLFRVYYCRSETSIQYFNLLSKLFIEKVIDFVYVIFLGAVALLFLNTGRGDAGSFAIFSFSGMVVVGVFIVLFLLRFQNEWIDKTLLKLFHLIKKEEVYKSHMQVHIFELKKFLSFKMLLNPLLVTIVMWACYSLTYYYTGLALAVPMNAAEITFVIFFGAISLAVPSAPSGVGVFHASVISAFIVLKKTSSLGLFFATGIHLLGFVVFTVVGFLFYFYWIYKRRNGKPVNFKEFEDTEKIGN, encoded by the coding sequence ATGAGAAAGTTTATTTTTGGGCTTTTAATCAGCCTTTTTTTCATTGTATTCATTGCCTATAAGTTTGATGTAAAAGAACTCTTTCGGCTTTTAGAAAAAGCGGAACTTATCTACCTGATTCCCGCTATCTTCTGGCAATTTGTAGGAATTATGCTTTTTTCTTTGCGCTGGTATTTCCTTTTAGAGAAAGCCCTGCCTTTTAAGCATTCGGTATCTTCGAGTTTTATCGGTGGAGGAGCCAATATGGTCTTACCGGCAAGGGGAGGAGATTTATTTCGGGTGTATTACTGCCGTTCCGAAACTTCGATACAATATTTCAACCTTCTCTCCAAGCTATTCATTGAAAAGGTTATTGACTTTGTTTATGTAATTTTTTTGGGTGCCGTAGCTCTCCTCTTTTTAAATACCGGTCGCGGGGATGCGGGAAGTTTTGCTATTTTTAGCTTTTCCGGAATGGTAGTTGTCGGAGTATTCATTGTGCTTTTCCTGCTTCGCTTTCAAAACGAATGGATAGACAAAACCCTTCTGAAACTGTTTCATCTGATTAAAAAAGAAGAAGTCTATAAGTCGCATATGCAGGTGCATATATTTGAGCTTAAGAAATTTTTAAGCTTTAAAATGCTTCTAAACCCACTTCTCGTTACGATTGTCATGTGGGCCTGCTATTCTCTGACTTATTACTATACCGGTCTCGCCTTAGCTGTTCCTATGAATGCAGCTGAAATTACCTTTGTTATTTTTTTTGGAGCCATTAGCCTTGCGGTTCCTTCCGCTCCTTCCGGTGTAGGAGTCTTTCACGCTTCCGTCATCTCTGCGTTTATAGTTCTAAAAAAGACCTCTTCTCTCGGACTTTTCTTTGCAACAGGTATTCACCTTTTAGGTTTTGTGGTGTTTACTGTAGTAGGTTTTTTGTTTTATTTCTACTGGATTTACAAAAGAAGGAATGGAAAGCCTGTGAATTTCAAAGAATTTGAGGATACAGAAAAAATTGGAAACTGA
- the thiH gene encoding 2-iminoacetate synthase ThiH, which yields MFLEEVYSKYSFQTAIEAVQSRNLGDVEQALNKACYSEKLSFGDYLSLISPLADSFLENMAELAHDLTLKRFGKTIQLFMPLYLSNECRSSCVYCGFSYENKIPRKTLHYDELEKEAEILKSQGLEHVLILTGEAYSKTPVSYIAECTRILRKHFSSIAIEIYPMDIDRYKTLIEAGVDGLTLYQETYDPDTYKEYHLRGMKKNMEYRLNAPDRGGMAGFRKISLGTLLGLSHPLGELFFLGLHLQYMYKTYWKTFLQASLPRMRPAKGGFQKVVPVSDREFLRFILALRLMFPDLGLTLSTRETPDLRDNLVGLGITSFSAGSKTEPGGYQGSGALEQFEIEDKRRLEEVIEMIRSKGYDPVIKDFDRALL from the coding sequence ATGTTTTTAGAAGAGGTTTATTCCAAATATTCATTTCAGACTGCTATAGAAGCTGTGCAAAGTAGAAACCTCGGAGATGTGGAACAGGCCCTGAACAAAGCCTGTTATTCTGAAAAGCTTTCCTTTGGGGATTACCTGTCTCTTATTTCTCCACTTGCCGATTCATTTTTAGAAAATATGGCGGAATTGGCTCATGATTTAACCCTGAAGCGTTTCGGAAAAACTATCCAACTCTTTATGCCCCTGTATCTTTCCAATGAGTGCCGTTCTTCCTGTGTATATTGCGGTTTTAGTTATGAAAATAAAATTCCGAGAAAAACCCTCCACTACGATGAATTAGAAAAAGAAGCCGAAATCCTGAAGTCTCAGGGCCTTGAGCATGTACTGATTCTGACAGGAGAAGCCTATTCAAAAACCCCGGTTTCTTATATTGCCGAATGTACTCGAATTCTACGAAAACACTTTTCTTCTATTGCAATAGAAATCTATCCTATGGATATCGACCGGTACAAAACTCTGATCGAAGCGGGAGTAGATGGGCTTACCCTGTACCAGGAAACCTACGACCCCGATACCTACAAAGAATACCATCTTCGGGGAATGAAAAAAAACATGGAATACAGGTTGAACGCTCCCGACAGGGGAGGAATGGCCGGTTTTCGAAAAATTAGCCTCGGTACCCTTCTGGGTCTTTCCCATCCTCTTGGAGAACTCTTTTTTTTAGGCCTGCACCTACAATATATGTATAAAACTTATTGGAAAACCTTCCTTCAGGCCTCTCTTCCGAGAATGAGACCTGCGAAGGGTGGTTTTCAGAAAGTAGTCCCTGTATCGGACAGGGAATTTTTGCGTTTTATTCTCGCTTTACGCCTGATGTTTCCGGACCTTGGCCTGACACTGTCTACCCGTGAAACTCCTGACTTGAGAGATAACCTGGTAGGTCTTGGGATTACTTCCTTTTCCGCAGGTTCCAAAACTGAACCGGGTGGTTACCAGGGTAGCGGAGCCCTCGAACAATTCGAAATTGAAGACAAACGAAGACTTGAGGAAGTAATTGAAATGATTCGCTCAAAAGGTTATGACCCGGTTATAAAAGATTTCGACAGGGCCTTGCTTTGA
- a CDS encoding thiazole synthase, which translates to MLKMGGREFHSRLFVGTGKFSSGQVMEKAIVASETEIVTVALRRVDLEKPEDDILSHINREKVLLLPNTSGARDAKEAVKLARLARSLGAGDWLKLEVTPDPVYLLPDPIESLKAAEELVKEGFKVMPYINADPVLCKKLEEAGCVCVMPLGSPIGSNQGLKTKANLEIIISQSKIPVVVDAGLGEPSHAAEAMEMGADAVLVNTAIAIARNPVKIAEAFKMATIAGRMSYLHRGRSSKPGLRLKASASSPLTGFLSEEKR; encoded by the coding sequence ATTCTGAAAATGGGAGGACGTGAATTTCACTCGCGCCTGTTTGTAGGAACCGGTAAATTTTCATCCGGACAAGTAATGGAGAAAGCCATAGTCGCCTCTGAAACCGAAATTGTCACGGTGGCTTTACGAAGAGTCGATTTAGAAAAACCGGAAGATGATATTTTAAGCCATATTAATCGAGAAAAAGTATTACTCCTCCCCAATACCAGCGGTGCGAGGGATGCAAAGGAAGCCGTAAAATTGGCCAGACTTGCCCGAAGCCTCGGAGCCGGAGACTGGCTCAAGCTTGAAGTAACTCCTGATCCGGTTTACTTACTTCCCGATCCTATTGAGAGTTTGAAAGCAGCCGAAGAACTGGTAAAAGAAGGCTTCAAAGTAATGCCCTATATCAATGCCGACCCGGTTTTATGCAAAAAACTGGAAGAAGCAGGTTGTGTCTGTGTAATGCCCCTTGGCTCACCCATTGGCTCCAACCAGGGCCTGAAAACAAAGGCCAATCTGGAAATCATTATTTCTCAGTCTAAAATCCCGGTTGTTGTAGATGCGGGACTCGGAGAGCCATCCCATGCAGCAGAAGCCATGGAGATGGGAGCCGATGCAGTGCTTGTCAATACCGCGATAGCCATTGCCCGGAACCCCGTGAAGATAGCTGAAGCGTTTAAAATGGCCACCATAGCTGGAAGAATGTCGTATCTTCACAGAGGCCGAAGTTCAAAACCCGGACTCAGACTGAAAGCTTCTGCCTCAAGCCCCCTTACAGGTTTTCTTTCAGAAGAAAAGAGATAA